The DNA sequence GATACCATGCGCTATCTCGACTATTTCGCAGGCAGCGGCAAGGATTCACCAACCCCCGAATCGATTCTCAGTTCTCATGAGTCAGGTGAAATAAAAAAGAGCAAACTCAATATGGCTTATGTTGATGCTTCGTCGATAGGCAGGGAGCTTCCTTCAAAAGGCGGTGTGGGCCTGGCAAGGAAGATAGGCATGGACCTGGCTTTGACGACTTTAGATTATGAAAAGCCGGGAGCCCGGCTGATCATCTGTCTCGATGCGGATACCCTGACCGATGAAAACTATTTATCAGAGATAAACCAATATTTCCGTGAGAATAAAAGTGAAGGGGCGGTTCTTTCTTTCAGCCATGTGCTGCCCCGCGAGAGAAAGCACATTGCCGCCATCACCTGTTATGAAATCTTTCTGCGCTATTACAGGATGGGACTACAATTTGTCGGAACGTCCTATGCCTTTCATACCATCGGCTCAACTATGGTATGCACGGCAAAAAGTTATACCGCCATTGGCGGCATGAATACAAAAGAGGCGGGAGAAGACTTTTATTTTCTTCAAAAGCTGGCCAAGTATACAGCTATAGGAGAAATAGACAGCACCACCGTCTATCCCTCTGCCAGAATATCGGACCGCGTTCCCTTCGGTACGGGGAGAAAAATGGGGGAAATGGATGCGTTGGGGGAGGCCTTCTTTCCCTTTTATGATCCCCGAAGCTTCCAGGTTCTAAGGGGGTTTATCGCTTTAATTAAGGGGGCAATTGATAGCGGTATATCAGATGGGGAGGCTATCGTAGACAAATGCCGTAAAATTGAACCGCTTCTTGCCGCATTTGTGGAGTCAAAAAACTTTGCCACCGTCTGGGGAAAGCTTAAAAAAAACAGTCCCAATAAGGAAAAACTGCTAAGGAGTTTTCATGAATGGTTTGACGCTTTTACCATTCTCAAGCTCATTCACTATTTAAGGGATAATGGTTATGCTGAAATGGATATGTTTCAGGCGGTTGGCGGTCTCATGAATATGATGAATCTCGATTTTCCATTTCATGAGACAGAGGGTGCAAA is a window from the Deltaproteobacteria bacterium genome containing:
- a CDS encoding glycosyltransferase family 2 protein, which produces MKGLKVTSFMKYPPYVEKYLKKNGGSPWSLSSMPHAPVEAAIVIPALAERDNLFQTILSLVRNRNVDLSSTLLICVINNKAVGIASESDIKNNADTMRYLDYFAGSGKDSPTPESILSSHESGEIKKSKLNMAYVDASSIGRELPSKGGVGLARKIGMDLALTTLDYEKPGARLIICLDADTLTDENYLSEINQYFRENKSEGAVLSFSHVLPRERKHIAAITCYEIFLRYYRMGLQFVGTSYAFHTIGSTMVCTAKSYTAIGGMNTKEAGEDFYFLQKLAKYTAIGEIDSTTVYPSARISDRVPFGTGRKMGEMDALGEAFFPFYDPRSFQVLRGFIALIKGAIDSGISDGEAIVDKCRKIEPLLAAFVESKNFATVWGKLKKNSPNKEKLLRSFHEWFDAFTILKLIHYLRDNGYAEMDMFQAVGGLMNMMNLDFPFHETEGANCEKGVELLHYMRALEKED